In Osmia bicornis bicornis chromosome 10, iOsmBic2.1, whole genome shotgun sequence, one genomic interval encodes:
- the LOC114880231 gene encoding aldo-keto reductase family 1 member A1-A isoform X1, which yields MDKNNAILLSNEQYMPILGFGTWRASEEELMTALDIALEAGYRHIDTAPVYFNEKAIGKVLKKWFDSGKLKRSDIFIATKLPPTGNRPEYVEKWIKKSLEDLQLDYLDLYLIHTPFAFKEVGDDLHPCDKDGQIMFDPITDHVKVWAEMEKQVECGRAKAIGLSNFNIKQIERVLKSAKINISMLQIELHVYFQQQELVNYCKSKKIAITAYSPLGSRSFVKATNKTEEIPDMLQSDVVLEIAKHYNKSPAQILLRYIIQNGIAVIPKSTNPQRIKENTQLFDWKLESQDMKKLKNLDRGESGRICDFGFFKGIRRHPEFPF from the exons ATGGATAAGAACAACGCTATTTTGCTTTCAAATGAACAATACATGCCGATACTTGGTTTTGGCACCTGGCGG GCCAGTGAAGAGGAACTTATGACGGCATTGGATATTGCTTTAGAAGCAGGATATAGACATATTGATACAGCACCAGTATACTTCAATGAAAAAGCAATCGGTAAAGTTCTTAAAAAATGGTTCGATTCTGGAAAACTTAAACGATCAGACATATTTATTGCTACAAAg cTTCCTCCAACGGGAAACAGACCAGAATACGTTGAAAAATGGATCAAAAAGTCTTTGGAAGATTTGCAACTAGATTATCTGGATCTTTATTTAATTCATACCCCATTTGCTTTTAAGGAAGTTGGGGATGATTTACACCCTTGTGATAAAGATGGACAAATTATGTTTGATCCAATTACTGATCACGTTAAAGTTTGGGCTGAAATGGAGAAACAAGTAGAATGTGGACGCGCTAAAGCAATCGGATTGTCgaattttaatatcaaacaGATTGAACGAGTTTTAAAGAGTgcaaaaataaacatttcaatGTTGCAGATTGAGTTGCATGTTTATTTTCAACAACAAGAATTA gtaaattattgcaaaagtaaaaaaatCGCGATAACAGCTTATTCTCCACTTGGATCACGCAGTTTCGTAAAAGCGACGAACAAAACAGAAGAAATTCCTGATATGCTTCAGAGTGACGTAGTATTAGAAATAGCAAAACATTATAATAAATCACCCGCACAGATTTTATTACGATATATTATACAAAACGGAATTGCAGTTATTCCAAAAAGTACTAATCCCCagagaattaaagaaaataccCAGTTATTTGATTGGAAACTTGAATCACAagatatgaaaaaattaaaaaatcttgATCGTGGGGAATCGGGCAGGATTTGTGATTTTGGTTTCTTTAAAGGAATTCGACGTCATCCAGAATTTCCCTTCTGA
- the LOC114880231 gene encoding aldo-keto reductase family 1 member A1-A isoform X2, whose product MTALDIALEAGYRHIDTAPVYFNEKAIGKVLKKWFDSGKLKRSDIFIATKLPPTGNRPEYVEKWIKKSLEDLQLDYLDLYLIHTPFAFKEVGDDLHPCDKDGQIMFDPITDHVKVWAEMEKQVECGRAKAIGLSNFNIKQIERVLKSAKINISMLQIELHVYFQQQELVNYCKSKKIAITAYSPLGSRSFVKATNKTEEIPDMLQSDVVLEIAKHYNKSPAQILLRYIIQNGIAVIPKSTNPQRIKENTQLFDWKLESQDMKKLKNLDRGESGRICDFGFFKGIRRHPEFPF is encoded by the exons ATGACGGCATTGGATATTGCTTTAGAAGCAGGATATAGACATATTGATACAGCACCAGTATACTTCAATGAAAAAGCAATCGGTAAAGTTCTTAAAAAATGGTTCGATTCTGGAAAACTTAAACGATCAGACATATTTATTGCTACAAAg cTTCCTCCAACGGGAAACAGACCAGAATACGTTGAAAAATGGATCAAAAAGTCTTTGGAAGATTTGCAACTAGATTATCTGGATCTTTATTTAATTCATACCCCATTTGCTTTTAAGGAAGTTGGGGATGATTTACACCCTTGTGATAAAGATGGACAAATTATGTTTGATCCAATTACTGATCACGTTAAAGTTTGGGCTGAAATGGAGAAACAAGTAGAATGTGGACGCGCTAAAGCAATCGGATTGTCgaattttaatatcaaacaGATTGAACGAGTTTTAAAGAGTgcaaaaataaacatttcaatGTTGCAGATTGAGTTGCATGTTTATTTTCAACAACAAGAATTA gtaaattattgcaaaagtaaaaaaatCGCGATAACAGCTTATTCTCCACTTGGATCACGCAGTTTCGTAAAAGCGACGAACAAAACAGAAGAAATTCCTGATATGCTTCAGAGTGACGTAGTATTAGAAATAGCAAAACATTATAATAAATCACCCGCACAGATTTTATTACGATATATTATACAAAACGGAATTGCAGTTATTCCAAAAAGTACTAATCCCCagagaattaaagaaaataccCAGTTATTTGATTGGAAACTTGAATCACAagatatgaaaaaattaaaaaatcttgATCGTGGGGAATCGGGCAGGATTTGTGATTTTGGTTTCTTTAAAGGAATTCGACGTCATCCAGAATTTCCCTTCTGA
- the LOC114880232 gene encoding 40S ribosomal protein S2-like: MADNAPANRGGFRGGFGSRGGDRGGLRGRGRGGRGRGRGRGRGKEDSKEWIPVTKLGRLVRDGKIDTLEHIYLFSLPIKEFEIIDKFLGPELKDEVLKIMPVQKQTRAGQRTRFKAFVAIGDYKGHIGLGVKCSKEVATAIRGAIILAKLSVIPVRRGYWGNKIGDPHTVPCKVTGKCGSVQVRLIPAPRGTGIVSAPVPKKLLQMAGIEDCYTSARGSTCTLGNFAKATYAAIAKTYAYLTPDLWHDQALKKAPYQEFADYLSKNHKPVGGQRPAEVV; encoded by the exons ATGGCGGACAATGCTCCAGCCAACCGTGGAGGTTTCAGAGGTGGATTTGGCTCTCGTGGAGGTGATCGTGGAGGTCTAAGAGGCAGAGGACGTGGAGGTAGAGGAAGAGGTCGTGGCCGTGGACGTGGTAAAGAAGATAGCAAGGAATGGATCCCAGTGACAAAGCTTGGCCGTCTTGTTAGAGATGGAAAAATTGATACGCTGGAACATATTTATCTATTTTCATTACCAATCAAGGAGTTcgaaataattgataaatttcTTGGACCTGAATTGAAAGATgaagttttgaaaattatgCCTGTACAGAAACAAACTCGAGCTGGTCAACGTACACGTTTTAAG GCATTTGTAGCCATTGGTGACTATAAGGGTCACATTGGCCTGGGTGTGAAATGTTCTAAAGAAGTAGCCACTGCCATCCGTGGTGCCATAATTTTGGCCAAACTTTCGGTGATACCAGTACGTCGTGGTTATTGGGGAAACAAAATTGGAGATCCTCATACAGTACCTTGCAAGGTTACTGGCAAATGTGGGTCTGTACAAGTACGTTTAATCCCGGCACCGAGAGGTACAGGCATTGTCTCTGCACCTGTGCCTAAGAAACTTTTGCAGATGGCTGGTATAGAGGACTGTTATACCTCAGCCAGAGGATCTACGTGTACTCTTGGTAACTTTGCTAAAGCTACATATGCGGCAATTGCCAAAACTTATGCATATCTGACACCAGATCTCTGGCATGATCAAGCACTAAAAAAAGCACCGTATCAAGAATTTGCTGATTATTTGTCTAAAAACCATAAACCCGTGGGAGGACAAAGACCTGCTGAGGTTGTGTAA